The DNA sequence GGACGTAGCGGACCTGGTGCTCCAGGTACCGGATGATCGAGCCGCCCGAGGTGTTGGTGTTGGGGCCGTAGAGCACGAACAGCGACGGGAACCCGGGCACGGTCATCCCCAGGTAGGCGTGCGCGCCGTCGGACCACTCGGTGCGCAGCGACCGCCCACCCGGACCACTGATCTCCATCGGGAACATGAAGTCGGTCGCCGCGAAGCCGGTGCCCCAGATGATCGTGTCGACCTCGTGCAGCGTGCCATCCTCGGTGCGCACCCCGGTCGGCTCGATCGCGGCGATCCGCGACGTCTCGACCTCGACGTTGGGCCGCTGCAGCGCGGGCAGCCAGTGCGAGCTGAACAGGATGCGCTTGCAGCCGAAGGTGTAGTCCGGCCAGACCTTGCGGCGGACCTCCGGGTCGCGCAGCTGGGCCCGCATGAACAACGTCGACCAGAGCCGCCCCAGCCGTCCCCAGGTGGCGGGGTGGCGGATCATCAGCGTCAGCGTCTCGCAGTACTCGGTGATGAACCGACGGCGCGCGGCCTGCAGGCCGGGCACCCGGGCGATCGCGGCCCGCCACCACGCCGGGAACTTCCGGTTCCGCCGCGGCAGGAACCAGTTCCCGGACCGCTGGAACACCGTCATGTGCCCCACCTCGGGGGCGATCGCCGGCACGAACTGCACGGCGCTGGCGCCGGTCCCGATCACGGCGACGCGGCGTCCGCGCAGGTCGTGGTCGTGGTCCCAGCGCGCGGAGTGGAACATCGTCCCGGTGAAGGAGTCGACGCCGGGCAGGTCGGGGGAGACCGGCCGGTTGAGCTGCCCGGTCGCGACGATCAGCACGTCGCAGGTCCAGGTGCGGCCCTCGTCCGCGGTGACCGTCCACGGTCCGTCGGCCTCGTCGCGGCGGGCGTCGACGATCCGCACACCGGCCTGCACCACCTCGTCGATCCCGAACTCGGCGGCGACGCCGCGCAGGTAGGCCAGGATCTCCGGCTGCGGTGAGCAGAGCCGCGACCAGTCAGTGCGCTGGGCGAACGAGTACGAGTACAGGTGGCTGGGGACGTCGCAGGCTGCGCCCGGATAGGTGTTGTGCAGCCACGTGCCGCCGATGCCGTCGGCGGCGTCGACGATCGTGACGTCGCGGATGCCGTGGGCGCGCAGCTCGATCGCAGCAGCGATGCCACCGAATCCGGCGCCGACGATGAGAACGCTCGGTGCGTGCATGGGACCTCCCTGTCGCCGCCGGTCACGGTAACGATCGCCCGCGGGGCCCCGGAGGCCCGCCCCGGCCCGCGCGGGCCGTCTGCCACCTCACATTCCGGACACGTGCGGGGCGGCGCGGATCGGAGCACAGTGGAGGGTGAGAGGCCGACACCGGGCCGGCCTGGAACGGAGCACAGTGATGAGCACCGTCGTCGTCGGCGTGGACGGATCGGACGCGGCCCTGGACGCCGTCGCCTGGGCGGCCCGCGAGGCCGCCACCCGGCACGCCGACCTGCTGCTCGTACAGGCCTTCGACGTGGCCCGCCTCTACGCCGACGCCGTCGTCGCGCCCCTGCTCGACGACGTCGAGACCTCGATCCGCGAGGAGTCCCGCGCGACCCTCGACGCGGCCCGGCACACCGCCGCGCAGGCCGCACCCGAGGTCGCGGTCGACCTCGCGGAGGACCGGCGGGCGCCGTCGACGGCGCTGGTCGAACGGTCCGCCACGGCCGAGCTGCTGGTGCTCGGGTCCGCCGGGCGCGGTGCGATGGGCACCGCGCTGGGATCGGTGACCCTGGCGGTGGCCTCGCACGCCCAGTGCCCGGTCGTCGTCGTGCGCGGCACCTCGTCGGAGGGGCCGGTGCTGGTCGGCGTCGACGGTGGTCCGCTGTCCGACGCGGCCCTGGAGCACGCCTTCGCCGCAGCCTCCGAGCACGGCACCGGCCTGGTCGCCCTGTACGCCTGGCACGACGGCCGTTCCCCGGCATTGCGTGCCGCCGGGGTCTTCGACCGGCTGCGCGACGCCGAGGAGCGCGCGCTCGCCGAGCGGCTCGCGGGCTGGTCGGAGCGCTATCCCGACGTCGCCGTGGAGCGGGTGATCGAGCGCGAGGAGCCGGGGCGGGCGCTGGCCCGGCGCAGTGGTGCGGCGCGGCTGGTCGTCGTCGCCACCCGGGGTCGTGGCGGGTTCACCGGGCTGCTGCTGGGGTCGACCGGTTTGGCCCTGGTCCAGCGTGCGGACTGCCCGGTGATGCTGGTCGGTCCGGCCGCCGCGACGTGAGCGCGGCGCCCCGCGTCGGGTGCTCTCCTCAGCCGTGGTGGCGGTAGTCGACGATCGCCCGGTCGGTGCACGCTCCGCAGTCGGCGCCGACGAACTGTGCGGCGGCGGCCGTGTCGCCGCGCAGCTGGTAGTCCAGCCAGGCGGTCAGCAGAGCGCGGAACCGGCCTCCGTCGGGGAGCGGCTCGAAGTGGCCGACACCGGCGAACTCGGCGTAGGCCGCCTCGACCTGGGGGGTGTTCTCGTAGAACGGCTCCACGATCAGCTCCGGCCGCGCCGTCGTGTCCCGCTCGCCCGCCAGGTACAGGATCGGGCCCCGGATGCGCTGCGGCACCGCCAGCGGCCCCGGCTGCACGGCGACGATGGTCGTGATCAGCGGGTCGGCCGCGGCTACCATCGCACCGGCGCCCCCTGGCGAGTGCCCGGTCGCGGCGATCGCCGAGGTGTCGACCCGCTGGTAGTAGGGGCTGCCGGGGTCGGCATCGGCCCGCACGAGCGTGCGCGCGCCCGCGAGCATCTCCTGCCCGCTGTTGGCCAGCGGGGTGTTGGCGGCGGTGACGAGGTAGCCGTGCGAGGCGAGGTGGATCAGCAGGCCTCGGTAGACGGCGGGGATGCCGCCGGTGCCGTTGCCCCAGGTCACGACCGGGTGCCGGGTGCCGGGTGGACCGAGGTCGGCGGGCCGGAACACGGTGTGGGTCGCCCCGATCTCCTCGGTGACCTCCTCCGGCCCCGGCGCGCTCCAACGGTCGATCGGAGCGGCCGTGGTCGCGGTCGCGGTCGCGGTGTGTGCGATCCGACCGGTCGCGGCGGTCGCGGGCTGTGCGGCCGCGACCGGGCCGAGCAGGGAGCCGACGCACAGCACCGCGGTGAGCAGGGGAGTGACCCGCACGCTTGCTCCTCCGTCGGGTGATGCCGGGCGCGACCGTGATAAGCAAAGATAGCCAACTTGGACTCAACCGGTCAGCGCAACAGTGCTCCGAATCTATCAGCCGGGGTGTCGAAATCAAGCGTTTTGCGCGGTCGGGTGTTGAGGCGTTCCGCGACGCGGTCGAGTTGGGCCTGGGTGATGTGGTCGAGCCGGGTGCCCTTCGGGAAGTACTGGCGTAGTAGCCGGTTGGTGTTCTCGTTCGTGCCACGCTGCCAGGGGCTGGCCGGGTCGGCGAAGTAGACGTCCAACCCGGTCCGGGCGGTGACGATGGTGTGGCGGGCCAGTTCCATCCCGCGGTCCCAGGTCAGCGACTTGCGGACGTGTTCGGGCAGTCGGGCCATCTGCCGGGACAGTTGGTGGGCGACGGTGTGCATGTCGCGCCCTCCGAGCGCGACCAGCACGGTGAACCGGGTCGCGCGCTCGACCACGGTCGCGATCTGGGTGGTGCCACGCCCGAGCAGCAGATCACCTTCCCAGTGCCCGGGCACCGCCCGATCAGTCACCTCGGCGGGCCGGTCGTGGATGGAGACCGCGCCGGGGATCTGCGAGCGCCACTGCCCACCGGTGGTGTTGTGCACGTTACGCCGGATCGGACGGCCCGACCGCAGGTGTTTCTGCAGGTCTTTGGCCAGCACACCGCGGGTCTGCACGAACAGCGACTTGTAGATCGTCTCGTGTGACACCCGCATCCCCGATCCCGGAGCGTAGTGCTTGGCCAGGTGCCCGGCGATCTGCTCGGGCGACCAGTCCTCACCCAGTCTGGCAGCGACGAACCCACACAGCAGCGGACGACGGGCGAGCAGACACGTCTTGGGGCGCTGGGCCCGGCGCCAGGCGCGGTCCTCGGCGTCCACAGCACGGTAGGCACGCCGACCCTTGTTGCGGGCGACCTCCCGGCTCACCGTCGAGGCCGGACGACCGAGCCCAGCCGCGATGGCCCGGATCGAACGATACTGGGCCAGACCACGAGAGATCTCCTCCCGCTCGGCCGCGGTCAGCGTCCCCGGTCGGCGACGACGTGATGGCGGCACGTAGCCACCGGTGGACTTGAGCACCGTGAACACCGACCCCGGCGGGCGTCCGATCGCCCGAGCGATGTCACTGATCGACTCCCCACGCCCCCACCGGACCCACAGATCCGCGCGGTCGGCATCGGACATCCCAGGTCGTCCCAGTCGCGCCATCCCACACCCCTATCATGATCAACTACCCGGGTGTTGCGCTGACCGGTTGAGTCCAAGAATGAGCCTTTTTCAACCTGACCAGCGAGCTTCTGCGTCAGGAGATCGCGAAGGTTGCAGCGCAACTGCTCTGACCACAGCTGCACAGGTCACCGGCTCGCTAGCTCGGCGTCTGCACCCACACAACCAGGCCCCTGAGCTGCCGGAACGGCAGGTTGAAAAAGGCTCAATGTTACTTATACGGTCGAGTATGGCCTGTCGTACATGGGCCACCCAGTAGGGTGACGAGGTCGAGCGGAGGAGGTGACGGCCGCGGTGGCAGAGTCGGTGTCGGACGCGGTCGGCGCGGAGCGCACACCGACGACGATTGCGGAGGGTGTGTTCTTCACGACCCCACCCGCCCTGCCCCGAGGTCGACACCGGCTCGGCCGCGAGGAGGTCTGCACCAAGCGTCGGGAGCGGATGATGATCGCCGCGACCGAGCTGCTGGCCGGCGACGGCTACCGCAACATCGGCGTCCGCGAGATCTGTGCCCGTGCCGGGGTGTCCCTGACGGCCTTCTACGAGGTCTTCTCGGACAAGGACGAGTGCATGTTCGCGGCCTTCGACCGGTTCGTGAACGTGATCGTCGGCGGCTTCGCCGAGGTCCACTACCGCTCCGACGACTGGACCTCGATCATCCGGCACTTCACGCTCGTCTACCTGGACCTGCTGGGCCGCGACATCGTCGTGGCCCGTGCCTTCCTCGTGGAGCTCGAACCGCTGGGCCGGGAGGCCCGGCACCGGAACCGGCTCGCGATGCAGGGCATCGCGGCGCTGCTGGAGGTGCGCCGCCGGGAGTGGGCGGGCGGTGTCGAGGACGATCTGGAGTCCGAGGTGTTCCTCGTGGTCGTCTACGCGTTGCGTCAGCTCGCGGTCGACATCCTCGACGCCCCGAACCCGTCCTTCGACGGTTGTGCCAACCGCTGGACACCCTGGCTCGCCCGTCTGCTGCCCCCGCCGACCGGGTGAGGCCGCGGTCGGTCGGACGCGCACCTCAGCACGCATGCTCGAGGAACCAGGCGTAGGCGTCGGCGAGCCCGTCGCGCAGCTCGACCGTCGGCTGCCGGCCGAGTCCCCGGATCCGGGTGGTCTCCAGCAGCTTGCGGGGCGTCCCGTCCGGACGCCGTCGGTCGGGCACGATCAGCCCCTGGAAGCCGACCACGCGGCGATCATCGCGGCCAGGTCGCTGATCGCCACGTCGAACCCGCTCCCGGCAGTGAGCCTTTTTCAACCTGACCAGCGAGCTTCTGCGTCAGGAGATCGCGAAGGTTGCAGCGCAACTGCTCTGACCACAGCTGCACAGGTCACCGGCTCGCCAGCTCGGCGTCTGCACCCACACAACCAGGCCCCTGAGCTGCCGGAACGGCAGGTTGAAAAGGGCTCAGTGAGCCTGTGCCAACCTGCTGGACGGGCAGGTCGGCGGCGGTGCGGCGTGGCGTGACCACGAAGGGGTGAAGCTCCTGGTAGACGGGCGATTACCGAGATCAACCCGCGCTAACCAGGAGATTCAAGGTGTTGTCCCGCGAAGCGGGTGCCCGAAGTGAGATCTGCCCGCTCGGATTCGGAGACGCGGCGCCGGCCCTGCGGTTCTCGATGGCCTGATCAGAAGCCTGTCCGGTCCGTTGCCGCGGACCGTGACCCGTCACAGTATTGCCGCGAGAGCACCTCATGCCCGGGCCGGCGCCCGTCACGGATGCCCACAGCCCGGAACAGGACGAACATCCGCATGCCCATCGTCGCACCCCTCGTCGCCGACAACCACGACCTGCTCATCGGCGTCGACACCCACGCTGCCAGCCATACCTACGCGATCGTCGAAGCCGCCACCGGGGCTCTGATCGAGCATCGCGAGTTCCCGACCAGCCAGCCTGGTCTGCGCCGAGCGCAGGACTGGATCAACCGGCGCGCCGGCTCCCGCTCTGTCCTGGTACTCATCGATGGGCGCCGGCCCCGGACGAGGTGCGGGTCCAGGCCGGTGCCCGGATGGACCGGTTGCTCTCGTTCCTGCACCGCAACGGTGCGTCGATCACGAACGCCCCCGCTCCGGGCGACGTGACGGTCGCCGGCGTGCTGGCCGTCGGGGGACACGGGTCCTCGGTGCCCGCGGCCGGTGAGCGACGGGTGCGCGGGCAGAGCTTCGGTTCCGTGTCCAACCTCGTGACCGCGGTGACCGCCGTGGTCTGGGACGCGGCGCGGGGCGGCTTCGCCGAGCGGACCTTCGACCGGCCGGACCCAGGTGTGCCGCGCTGCTCACCGGGCTGGGGCGCATCGTGCTCACCGAGGTCCGGCTGCGGGTACAGCCCGCCTATGACCTGCGCTGCCGGAACCACACCGACATCCCGGCAGATGTCCTCGACCGACACACCGTCCAGTCCGTGTTCGACGAACAGCGCCTCCGCGCAGTCCAGGAGCTGTTGCGCGTACCGCCCGAGGGACCCGGCCGTGGCGGAAGCCCTGGACGTCCTGGGGGTGAGGCTCGCCCGGCCGATCGTCTCCAGCTGCCATTCGTCAAGGTTGCATCGTGTAGGTCAAGCGTCTGTCGTGCGCAGGTGGTCCGGTCCGGCGCGCCGGCTGCCCGGTGACGCCGACCGGTCCGTCCGCTACGAGGTGAGTGCGGGGTCCAGCGCGGCGGAGAGCTCCGCGACGCCGACCTGGCCGCGGTAGCGCTCGCCGTTCACGAACAGTGTCGGCGTGCCGCGGACCCCGGAGCGCACGGCCGCGTTGAACCCGGCCTCCACCCGGTCCTCCGCCAGCTGCGTCGCCGGCCAGACGACCCGGTCCGGACGCACCCCCGCGGCGACGGCGTGTTCCCGCAGGTCGTCCTGGCGCAGCCGGGGCGGGCCGGGGGCGAACAGCGTCTCGTGCATCTCCCAGAACCGGCCCTCGAAGCCGGCCATCTCCGCGGCGAGCGCTGCCGCGATGGCGTGCGGATGCACCTCGTGCAGCGGGAAGTGCCGGAACACGAACTGCAGCCGGTCCCCGAAACGGACGCGGACCTGCTCCAGGACCGGCGCCGCATCGCGGCAGTACGGGCACTCGAAGTCGCCGTACTCCACCAGCGTCAGCTCGGCCTCGGGTGGGCCCAGGACGTGGTCGTACGGTCCGACGGGTGGGTCCAGACTGATGGCGGCCTCCTCGTCGTGACCCGCGCAGGGCAGGATCAGCACATGGCGGTGGTGACCCTAGCCGAGCGCGGCGACCTCTCCGATGCCGCGAGGCGCTTCCTCGGGACCGAGTCCGGATCGGCGGTCCTGCTGGTCGGGGCGGCCGTCGTGGCCCTGGTGTGGGCCAACCTGGGTGCCGGGTACGAGTCGTTCTGGCACACCGGCTTGGCCGTCTCCTTCGGCGATGCCGCGCTCGACCTCGACCTGAAGCACTGGGTCAACGACGGCCTGATGGTCCTGTTCTTCCTCTCGGTCGGGCTGGAGATCGCCCGCGAGACGACGCTGGGGGAGCTGCGCGGTTTCCGTGCCCTGGCCGCACCGGCCGCGGCCGCGCTGGGTGGCCTCGTCGTACCCGCGCTGTTCTTCCTCGCGCTCAACGCCGGGGGTGAGGCAGCGGGCGCCTGGGGCATCGCGATCTCCACCGACACGGCGGTGATGCTCGGGGTGCTGGCGCTGCTCGGGCCGCGCTGCCCGGACCAGCTGCGGGTGTTCCTGCTGGCGCTGGCCATCGTCGACGACATCGGCGCGGTGCTGGCGATCGCGCTGTTCTACACCGACGAGGTCGACCTGCTCGCGCTGTTCGTCGCCGTCGTGCTGCTCGCCGGGCTGCTCGCGCTGCGCTGGGTGCGGTTCTGGCGGACGCCGTTCTACGCCGTCGTCGGGATCCTGTGCTGGGTCGCGGTGCTGCGCTCGGGGGTGCACCCGAGCGTCGTCGGCGTCGCGCTCGGGCTGCTGGTCAACGCCTACGCACCCCGCCGCACGGAGATGGTCGAGGCGGTGCGGATCGGCAAGAACTTCCTGCTCGACCCGACCCCGGAGCGGGCTCGCACCGCCCGCGCGGTCGCGGTCGCCGCCGTCTCGCCGAACGAGCGGCTGCAGCAGGCGATCCAGCCGTGGAGCAGCTACGTCATCGTGCCGCTGTTCGTGCTCGCCAACGCCGGCGTGGTGCTCTCGTCGGAGACCCTGTCCGCCGCGGCGACCTCGCTGCTGACCTGGGGCATCGTGCTTGGACTGGTGGTGGGCAAGCCGATCGGCGTCGCCGTCGGGACGTGGGTCGCGCTGCGCACCGGGCTGGGACGGGTGCCGGACACGCTGCGCTGGGGACAGCTGCTCGGCGGCTCGGCGCTGTCGGGCATCGGGTTCACCGTGGCGCTGTTCGTCACTGAGCTCGCGCTCACCGACGAGCTGCTCATCGCCGAGGCGAAGATCGGGATCCTCACCGGGTCGGTGCTGGCGGCGCTGTCGGGCTGGCTGGTGTTCCGGCTGGCCGGCGAGCGCGGTGGGCAGTGCGCGCCGAGCGGGCTGCCGATGCTGCCGCCGCGTCCGTGGCGGCCGGTGGACTGACCGGCCGCCACGGCCCGCGTGCGACGACGGGCTCAGCCGGTGACGTCGCGCCCGATCAGCTGCCGGGCCACGATCCACTGCTGCAGCTCGTTGGCGCCCTCGAAGATCTCCAGGATCTTCGCGTCCCGGTACATCTCCTCCAGGCGGACCGACTCGCCGGACTCCGACACCTGCCGGGCGAAGCCCAGCGCGCCGTGGATCTGGATCGCCTCGCGGACGAGGTCGTTGGCCAGCCGGGTGCCGTAGGCCTTGGCCATGGCGGCCTCGGGCTCGGCCGACCGGTCGCCGCGGTCGAGCAGGGTCGCGGCCTTCTGGTAGAGCGTGCGGGCGCACTCGATCTCGGTCGCGCGCTGGGCCATCGTGAACTGCCAGTGCTGCATCGCGCCGAGCGGTCCGCCGAAGACCTGCCGCGTGCGCAGCCGCTGCACGGCCAGGTCCAGCGCGGCCTGGGCGACGCCGACGCCCGCCGCGCCGATCCCGATCCGGCCCCGGACGAGCGCGGACAGGGCCACACCCAGCCCCACGCCCCACTGGCCGAGCAGGTTCCCGGCGGGGACCCGGACGTCGTCGAACACGATGTCGGCGGTGATCTGGCCCCGGTGGCCCATCTTCAGGTCGGGGGCACCGATCCGGACCCCGGGGTGGACAGGTCGACGAGGAACATGGCGGCCCGGTCGCTGCCCGCCCCGGCGCGCACGAGCACCGACACCCAGCCGGCGACGACGCTGTTGGTGATCCAGCGCTTGCGCCCGTTGAGCAGGTAGTCACCGTCGGCGGTCGGCTCGGCGACGGTCTGCATCCGCTCCGCGGTGAGGTCCGAGCTGGTCTCCGGCTCGGTCGTGGCGAAGGAGAACGCGGTGCGACCGCTGGTCAGCTCGGGGATCAGCCGGGCGCGCAGCTCGTCGGAGGCGTAGGTGAGCGTCTGCGGGACGAGGATGCACTGGCCGTCGTAGACGCCCGCCATCGAGCTCGAGTGGTAGGCGATCTCCTCGGTGACCGTGCAGGTGGCGAGCATCGGGTGCGCCAGCCCCGCGCCGAAGTCGGCGCCGAACGGCACCTCGAACAGGCCCTCCTCGGCGAGGCCGCGGAACGCCTCCCACGGGAAGCTGTCGGCGGACTCCTCGCGGGCGCCGATGTCGCGGGCGTGCGGGGCGAGCCGCTTCTCGACGGCGGCGCGGGCCGTCGCACGGACCGCGACGATCTCGTCGGGCAGCCAGACGTCGTGGGTCATGCGGTCCTGCGTGCGCGGCACCTGGGTCTCGGTGCCCCGTCCCTGCTCGGCGATCGTCACGGAACGTCCCTCCTCGGTCGACAGCGCACACTAACAGTCATTTCTGACTGTAAGTGGTGTGTGTCTCGACGCGCCCCGGTCCGCGCCGCCCGCGCGGCGGGCTCGTGATCGGGGTCCCGAGCACCCGTCCGGGTGGTCGGGCACCGGTGTGTCGCCCGGTTCCGGCCGGCCGGCTCCAGGACTGGCAGGGTGGTCGGCCCACCGGTACCGAGCCGGGCCGGACCTGAGAGGACCTCGATGTCGCAGCCGTACCCCGCCGAATCCAGCCGGATCGCCGCGATCCTCGCCCACCTCTCGGCGCCGATCGCCGCGATCCTGAGCGCCGGGCTGCTGAGCCTGGTCGGCCCGCTGCTGGTGTGGCTGGTCAAGAAGGACGACCCGTTCGCGCGGCGGGCCGCAGCCGGGGCGTTCAACTTCAACCTGTCGTTCTGGGTGCTG is a window from the Pseudonocardia sp. HH130629-09 genome containing:
- a CDS encoding flavin-containing monooxygenase, whose amino-acid sequence is MHAPSVLIVGAGFGGIAAAIELRAHGIRDVTIVDAADGIGGTWLHNTYPGAACDVPSHLYSYSFAQRTDWSRLCSPQPEILAYLRGVAAEFGIDEVVQAGVRIVDARRDEADGPWTVTADEGRTWTCDVLIVATGQLNRPVSPDLPGVDSFTGTMFHSARWDHDHDLRGRRVAVIGTGASAVQFVPAIAPEVGHMTVFQRSGNWFLPRRNRKFPAWWRAAIARVPGLQAARRRFITEYCETLTLMIRHPATWGRLGRLWSTLFMRAQLRDPEVRRKVWPDYTFGCKRILFSSHWLPALQRPNVEVETSRIAAIEPTGVRTEDGTLHEVDTIIWGTGFAATDFMFPMEISGPGGRSLRTEWSDGAHAYLGMTVPGFPSLFVLYGPNTNTSGGSIIRYLEHQVRYVREALQEAARRGASGVEVRPEVERAYDEEIQARFPGTAWTRCDSWYRDDTGRIVTNWPGYMREYDERTRRVEPSDYVFH
- a CDS encoding universal stress protein; the encoded protein is MSTVVVGVDGSDAALDAVAWAAREAATRHADLLLVQAFDVARLYADAVVAPLLDDVETSIREESRATLDAARHTAAQAAPEVAVDLAEDRRAPSTALVERSATAELLVLGSAGRGAMGTALGSVTLAVASHAQCPVVVVRGTSSEGPVLVGVDGGPLSDAALEHAFAAASEHGTGLVALYAWHDGRSPALRAAGVFDRLRDAEERALAERLAGWSERYPDVAVERVIEREEPGRALARRSGAARLVVVATRGRGGFTGLLLGSTGLALVQRADCPVMLVGPAAAT
- a CDS encoding alpha/beta hydrolase; its protein translation is MRVTPLLTAVLCVGSLLGPVAAAQPATAATGRIAHTATATATTAAPIDRWSAPGPEEVTEEIGATHTVFRPADLGPPGTRHPVVTWGNGTGGIPAVYRGLLIHLASHGYLVTAANTPLANSGQEMLAGARTLVRADADPGSPYYQRVDTSAIAATGHSPGGAGAMVAAADPLITTIVAVQPGPLAVPQRIRGPILYLAGERDTTARPELIVEPFYENTPQVEAAYAEFAGVGHFEPLPDGGRFRALLTAWLDYQLRGDTAAAAQFVGADCGACTDRAIVDYRHHG
- a CDS encoding IS30 family transposase, which encodes MARLGRPGMSDADRADLWVRWGRGESISDIARAIGRPPGSVFTVLKSTGGYVPPSRRRRPGTLTAAEREEISRGLAQYRSIRAIAAGLGRPASTVSREVARNKGRRAYRAVDAEDRAWRRAQRPKTCLLARRPLLCGFVAARLGEDWSPEQIAGHLAKHYAPGSGMRVSHETIYKSLFVQTRGVLAKDLQKHLRSGRPIRRNVHNTTGGQWRSQIPGAVSIHDRPAEVTDRAVPGHWEGDLLLGRGTTQIATVVERATRFTVLVALGGRDMHTVAHQLSRQMARLPEHVRKSLTWDRGMELARHTIVTARTGLDVYFADPASPWQRGTNENTNRLLRQYFPKGTRLDHITQAQLDRVAERLNTRPRKTLDFDTPADRFGALLR
- a CDS encoding TetR/AcrR family transcriptional regulator, with amino-acid sequence MAESVSDAVGAERTPTTIAEGVFFTTPPALPRGRHRLGREEVCTKRRERMMIAATELLAGDGYRNIGVREICARAGVSLTAFYEVFSDKDECMFAAFDRFVNVIVGGFAEVHYRSDDWTSIIRHFTLVYLDLLGRDIVVARAFLVELEPLGREARHRNRLAMQGIAALLEVRRREWAGGVEDDLESEVFLVVVYALRQLAVDILDAPNPSFDGCANRWTPWLARLLPPPTG
- a CDS encoding DsbA family protein; amino-acid sequence: MLILPCAGHDEEAAISLDPPVGPYDHVLGPPEAELTLVEYGDFECPYCRDAAPVLEQVRVRFGDRLQFVFRHFPLHEVHPHAIAAALAAEMAGFEGRFWEMHETLFAPGPPRLRQDDLREHAVAAGVRPDRVVWPATQLAEDRVEAGFNAAVRSGVRGTPTLFVNGERYRGQVGVAELSAALDPALTS
- the nhaA gene encoding Na+/H+ antiporter NhaA encodes the protein MAVVTLAERGDLSDAARRFLGTESGSAVLLVGAAVVALVWANLGAGYESFWHTGLAVSFGDAALDLDLKHWVNDGLMVLFFLSVGLEIARETTLGELRGFRALAAPAAAALGGLVVPALFFLALNAGGEAAGAWGIAISTDTAVMLGVLALLGPRCPDQLRVFLLALAIVDDIGAVLAIALFYTDEVDLLALFVAVVLLAGLLALRWVRFWRTPFYAVVGILCWVAVLRSGVHPSVVGVALGLLVNAYAPRRTEMVEAVRIGKNFLLDPTPERARTARAVAVAAVSPNERLQQAIQPWSSYVIVPLFVLANAGVVLSSETLSAAATSLLTWGIVLGLVVGKPIGVAVGTWVALRTGLGRVPDTLRWGQLLGGSALSGIGFTVALFVTELALTDELLIAEAKIGILTGSVLAALSGWLVFRLAGERGGQCAPSGLPMLPPRPWRPVD
- a CDS encoding acyl-CoA dehydrogenase family protein codes for the protein MGHRGQITADIVFDDVRVPAGNLLGQWGVGLGVALSALVRGRIGIGAAGVGVAQAALDLAVQRLRTRQVFGGPLGAMQHWQFTMAQRATEIECARTLYQKAATLLDRGDRSAEPEAAMAKAYGTRLANDLVREAIQIHGALGFARQVSESGESVRLEEMYRDAKILEIFEGANELQQWIVARQLIGRDVTG
- a CDS encoding acyl-CoA dehydrogenase family protein, producing MTIAEQGRGTETQVPRTQDRMTHDVWLPDEIVAVRATARAAVEKRLAPHARDIGAREESADSFPWEAFRGLAEEGLFEVPFGADFGAGLAHPMLATCTVTEEIAYHSSSMAGVYDGQCILVPQTLTYASDELRARLIPELTSGRTAFSFATTEPETSSDLTAERMQTVAEPTADGDYLLNGRKRWITNSVVAGWVSVLVRAGAGSDRAAMFLVDLSTPGSGSVPPT
- a CDS encoding DUF4870 domain-containing protein: MSQPYPAESSRIAAILAHLSAPIAAILSAGLLSLVGPLLVWLVKKDDPFARRAAAGAFNFNLSFWVLFIVSWILIFTVVGILVAIPLMIALFVVSAWCHIKGAVRASNNRPYDYPFQLRVLS